The Pseudodesulfovibrio cashew genomic sequence TCGATGCCGATACCGGAGAATTTGCCGGCGGTCTGGTCCTGCATGTCCTTGTAGTCTTCAGGGGTCATGTAGGTGGAGTGGGGGTCAAGCTGCTCAATCATCCCCTTGATGGAGTTGTCGATGAGTTGCTTGCGCGTAACCGGCTCGACGTAGGAGCTTTCGACCATATCCAGAACCTGCGAGAATCGCTTGAGCGCCTGAAAATGGTCGTCGTTGGCGGCCTGGGTGGAGACCGGCCCTGCAGTCAGGGTAAAGAGCAAAAGAAATGTGGCAATCCAGAGCGATACGCGCATATGTCCTCCCGTAAAACGGAGTCTGTTCTGAAATTGGTGCCGCGCTATCGGCGTGCGGTCAACCAAAGCTTTGGGTTAATTGGTTTTTGATGAAAACGCAATTCAAAATACAGCCCGGGCCCGCCCGCCTTGGGGTTGTAGCCTACCACGCCGAGGGGCTCGTTCTTTTCCACCTCTTGTCCATTTCGTACATAGGTCTCGGACAAGTAGGCGTAAAGACTATAGTAATTATATCCATGGTAGACGATGACCACGTGTCCGAAACCGCGCAGGGTGTCATTGTGCACCACCTTGCCCCAGAACACGGACTGGACCCCGGTCCCTTCCGGTGCGCTCAGGATCAGACCGCGTACCGGCGGCTTGGCCTTGGGCCGAAAGCCCGACACAAGGTGTCCGTTCACGGGCCAGGGCAGGGTGCGTTTGTAGAGCGAAAATCGTTTGGTCTTCTGTGACTGCAACTGGTAGCGGAGGTCTTCGATACTGGCCAGAATTTCGCTCAGTTCGGTTTCGGCGTCACTCCGTTCCTTGCGGACTTTGTTCAGTTTTTTACGAAGTGAGTACTGGCTGCCCAGGAGCCGGTCCTTGTTCTTGTTGACCATGGCCAGCTGATTTTCCGCCTCTGCTTCCAGGAGGCGTTGGCGCTCAAGGTTTCGGGCTATTCGCTCGGAGTTGACTCGCGCCTCTTCCAGTTTTTCCCTGGTGGCTCCGTAGATGTCAGTAAGCCAGTTGAAGCGGCGATCGAATTCATCCCAACTGTCCACGCCCTCGAAACGGGCGCGTATGTTTTGCAGGTGCACGGGCCACAGGGTGCGAACCAGGTCAGCCAGCTCGCCGGAGATGAGCTGCTTTTCCTTTTCCAAGGCGAAGTGTTCCTGCCGGGCTTTGCGTTCATTGTCGCGGATGCCCTTGAGGACTTTTTCCTGCTGTCCGACCTTGCTCTTGAGCACGCGGATGTCATGTTCGATGTCCGAAAGCTTGGTGGATATGCGTCCGGCCTGTTTGGTCAGTTCGCGGACCTTCATTTCCTTGTCGTCCGCCCGTTGATGCTCCTGTTGAAGGGATTGCTGCAAGGCCTCACCATCCTCCTCCGCGCGGGCGGAGCCCGGTAGGACCGTCAGGAGAAGGGCGAGGAGCAGGAGGAATTGTTTCATGATGTCAGGAAGCTAGAAACGGTTTGAGCGGGCAGGTATCGCATAGCCCGGCTTTCTTTTTGCACCAGTCCTTGCCGGCGCGAACGATGAGCGCATGGTATTCATTGTACAGTGCCACATCCTCGGGCAGGGCGTCCATGAAAAGCGCCTGGAGATCATGGTATTCGATCCCTTCCCAGGCAAGGGCATGCCGTCCCATCAGCCGGGCGGTGTAGGCATCCACCACAAAGGTGGGTTTTTCCAACGCGTACAGCAGGATGGAATCAGCGGTTTCCGGGCCCACGCCGTTGATGCCCAACACCTTTGGCCGAAGCTCATGCAAAGGTTGAACTTTGAGAGCCTCTAGATCGTAGTCTGCCTCAATACGCAGAAATTCCAAGAAATTTCTGAGCCGTTTTGTCTTGATGTTATAGTAACCGGCGGGGCGGATCAACTCGGCCAGTTCCGAGGGGGGCAGTTCCAGCATGGCCCGGGCAGACAGGTTGCCGCTCTCCTTGAGGTTGGTGATGGCCTTTTCCACGTTCTGCCAGTTGGTGTTCTGGGTCAGTATTGCTCCCACGGCAATTTCGAACGGAGTGTCGCCCGGCCACCAATGGCTCGGGCCAAGGGCGTCAAGCAACGCCCCGTACATGTCGCGGATGACCGCGCCCGTGCCCATCTAGCCGACCTTCTCCCAGACAAGGCAGGACCATTCGCCGTCGATGAATCGTTCCGGCGCCCCGATTCCGCGTCTTTCGTAAGCGTCGGCCACGGCGTCGGCCTGGTTGCCAGCGAGAATGCCGGACAGAATGAGTACACCGCCAGGTTTGACGTGGGCTGTGATGTCCATGGCCATCTCAATGAGCGGCCCGGAGAGGATATTGGCCACAACCAGGTCGAAAAACTTGTCCTTGTCCAGGCAGTCGATGCTGCCCACAGCCAGTTCAAGGGTGTCCGCCACATTGTTGTTCTGGGCGTTTTCCACGGCGCAGACAATGGCCTGGGGGTCGATGTCGAGCCCGGTGCCATGCAGTCCGAGTTTGCACATGCCGATGCCCAAAATACCCGACCCCGTGCCCAGATCGAGGAACTCCTGTCCCTCTTTGAGCAGTCCTTTTTTGGCCAGCTTGCCGATGGTCTCCAGGCAGAGGGCCGTGGTCGGGTGATGACCGGTGCCAAAGGCCATCTTTGGCTCTATGACGATGTGGGTCGAGCCGTTTTCTTCGCCGTCCTCAAGCCAAGGAGGGAGAATCTTGAATGTCTCGCCACAGTTGACCGGGGAAAAGAAATCCTTCCAGGCCATGGCCCAGTCTTCGGATTCCTGTTCGGAGTAGACAACGTCTGTATCCGGAAATTCGGTCTGGAAAGCCTTGACCATTTCCATGCCCAGGGGATGGTCCTCAAGATACATAGTAAAGTGCCGACCTCCGTCTGCCGGGGTTTCCTCCCAGCCGTGAGGGACTTTGGAGGCGATGAAAACTCCGGCCTCGTCGGCCAGGTCTTCGGCAATAGTGAACTCGATTTTCAAAAGGGTGGACATGAATGCTCCGCTTTGGTGGATATGAAAAGGCCGGGAACCGAAGCTCCCGGCCCTGTATTGTTGTTTTTAGAAGACCTTGTCGATGAACGATCCCTTGCCGGTGTACTGGAAGGCATTGAGCGTGGTCTTGGCGTCCTGTTGCTCTACAGCGGCCTTGACGACCGGTGTCCGGGCATCTTCATTTGGTTGCGCCTGCAGGGGATCTATTTCCTCCCGCTTTTCTTCGTACCGCTCGGGCGAATACTCGCTCATGGGCTCAAGGGGGGAGATGCTGCTCATCGTATACCTCTCCCTCCTAGATACGCACTCGGCCAACCACGGTCAAGACGCCCCGGATTACAGCGCCGACAGGATCTCGTCCAACGCGGCCATGAAGGCTGAGATGTCTTCCTTGGTGATGGTCAGCGGCGGCACCAGCCTCAGGATCTTGCCCTGGGTAAGGTTGCAGACCATCTTCTTTTCGAGCAGCCCCTTCCAGACCGGCGCGCCGTCCACGGCGAGCTCGATTCCGAAGAGCAGACCCAGGCCGCGCGGCCCAACGATCTTGTCGGGGTGCTTGGCCCGCAGCTTTTCAGCCTCCTGAGCGGCGAATACGCCCATGTGGAAGGCCTGCTCGTCCAGTTTTTCCTCGAGCATGATGTCGATGACCTTGGCGGCCACCGCGGAGACCACGCCCCCGCCGCCGAAGGTGGTGGCGTGGGAACCGGGCTCGAAGCCCTTGGCCAGTTCATCTGTGCACAGCACCGCGCCCATGGGCAGGCCGTTCGCCAGGGCCTTGGCTGAGGTGAAGATGTCCGGCGTCACGCCGTAGTGCTGATGGGCCCAGAAGCGGCCGGTCCGGCACAGGCCCGTCTGGACTTCGTCCACGATAAGCAGGATGCCGTTTTCCTTGCACAGGGCGACGATGTCGTTGACGTAATCCGAGGGCAGGGGCCGGACGCCGCCTTCGCCCTGGATCATTTCAATCATGATCGCGGCAGTGTGCTTGTTGATGGCCCCGCGCAGGGCGTTGACGTTGCCGAAGGGCACGGTGACGAAACCCTCGGGCAGCGGGTTGAAGCCATCTTTGATGGGACCGGCCTGGCCCGTGGCGGTCAGGGTGGACAGCGTTCTGCCGTGGAAGGACTTCTCCAGGGTGATGATTTCATGCCGTTCCTCGCCCCGCACCTTGTGCATGTATCTCCGGGCGAGCTTGATGGCTCCCTCGTTGGCTTCGGCCCCGGAGTTGGCGAAGAAGACCTTATCGGCCGCGCAGGTGGAGAGCAGTTTCTCCGCGAGGTCCAGCTGCGGCTCCTGGTAAAAGAGATTGGAGACGTGAACAAGCTTCCTCGCCTGCTCGGCCATAACGTCGGCCAGATCGTCCCGGCTGTGTCCCAGGCTGCACACGGCGATGCCCGCCAGGAAGTCGATGTACTCCTCCCCATCAAGGTCGTAGAGGCGGCAGTCCTTGGCCTTGGACACGGCCAGGGGATACCGTCCATAGGTGTGACAAAGCAGAGAGGATTCCCTTTCCTTGATTTTATCGAATTTGTTGCTCATCGTTTATTCCTCGAAAGTTATATCGTTCCCGTGGAACCGAAGCCTCCGGCCCCGCGGTCCGTGGCACCGAGTTGGTCCACGATCTGGAAAGCGCCTTGAAAGACGGGCATGAAGACCAGTTGTGCGATGCGCTGTCCGCGCTCAATTCGTCGCACTTCCCCGGAGGTGTTGAGCAGGGAGACCTTGATCTCGCCCCGGTAGTCGGGGTCGATGACGCCTACGCCCTGGCTTACGGTCAGTCCTTGCTTGGTGCCGAGGCCGCTGCGGGAAAAGACATAGGCGGCAATGCTCGGCTCAAGGATTTCGATGGCCAGGCCAGCAGGTATGGCGGCCTTTTCTCCCGGGCCGATCTCCAGTTCCGGGACATCGATGCAGGCGCGCAGGTCCACGCCCGCCGAGTACTCGGTAGAGTAGGCCAGGTCGTGTTCCTTCCACACGTCATGCAGGTACTTCACGTTCACGGGTATCGTCTTCATTCGTTCGTCCGGTCCTTTGGCTTGATGGTTGGTTGTTTATTGTCCGTATGTCCGCGCCTGTCAAATGATGAATGGGCAAAAAAAAGCGCCGGAGCTGGTGGGCTCCGGCGCTAGTATTTACCACGTTATGGCGAATGGTTAGCAGAGGCCTTCCCAGCAGAGGTCGAGGTGCTTTTGTTCCATTCGTCGGGTGGCCAGGGAGACGCCCACGGCCAGGGCGAGGGAGACAGGCAGGGCGACCACGTTGGGGTCCACCCACTGGAGCAGCCACGCCCAGGACATGGGGGCGGCGTCCGCCACCAGGGTGACCTTGCCGGTCAGGGCCTGGCACAGGCCGATGGTCTGGGCTTCCTTGACGTGTATGAAGAGCAGCCAGAACATGGAAAAGGCGAAACCGCCGACCATGGAAACCTTTGCCCCCCGTTTGGTCATGCCTTTCCAGTAGAGCCCGAGCACGTAGATGGGCAGGAAGGAGGCCGCGCACAGGCCGAAGAAGAAGGCCGTGGCCCTGGCGATGACGCCGCCGGGCAGCAGCCAGGCCCAAACCAATGTGGCGATGACGGCGACCGTCACGCCGAGCCGGTTGAGCTTCATGTCAGAACCGCTGTTGCCGACCTTGATATATTGCTCAAGGAAATCGCGGGAAAGGGATGTGCCGCCCACGTGATACTGGGAGCTCATGGTCGACATGGCCGCCGCGAACATGGCCACCAGGAAAAGCCCCGAGAACCAGCCGGGCATGATCTTGTCTATGTAGATGGGAATGATCTTGTCGAAGTTGCCTCCGGCCATGGCAATGGAGATCTTGCCGAACTCCTTGAAGAAGACCACGTTGGAGAGCGCGCCGGTCAGGAAGGCTACGCCGGTCATGAGCAGGATGAAAACGCCGCCTATGGCCACGGCCCGATTGAGTTCCCGGTCGGAAGGTACGGTCATGAAGCGGATGGCCAACTGGGGCTGCGCGAGTACGCCAATGCCCACGCCATAGATGATGGTCGTGTAAATGGTCAGGCCGATGGGCGACTGGAAGTGCGGTCCTTCGGTCCATCCCACCAGGCCGCCCTTGAGCAGTTTGGCTGGTACCAGGGAAATCATGTCGGTCAGGGCCTGGTGCGCCTCGGTCACGCCTCCCAGCAGGGAGTAGGTCGTGACGATCAGGATAAGCATCATGGCGGCCATGATTGAGCCCTGGAAGGCATCGGTATACATGACGGCCTTGAGCCCGCCCGTGACAACGTACATGGCCACGATGGCCGTGACGATGAGCAGCCACGCACCGTAGCTGATAGCGGGGAAGGCCACCTCGAGCATGCGGCAGATGCCGATGAGCACGGCCGCCGCGTAGACCGGGATGAACACGAAGATGACCACGCCCGAGAACTGCTGGATGAATTTGGACTTGTAGCGTCTGCCCAGCAGTTCGGGGAAGGTGTGGCTGTCCAGGGCCAGGCCCATGCGCCTGGTCCTTTTGCCGAAGCAGACCATGGCGATGAAGATGCCGACGAAAATGGTCAGGAAGGTCAGCCAGAGCAAAGACATGCCGAACATGCCTGAGACGCCGCCGAAGCCGATGATGGCTGACGTGGATACAAAGGTCGCTCCGTAGGACATGGCCAGGATGAATGGATTCATCTGCCGTCCGGCGAGCATGTAGTCCGTGGATTCCTTGGTCCGCAGCCATGCCTTGTAGCCGAGATAAAAAATGACCCCCAGATAGACGAGGATGCCTATGATTTTGCCTTCCATCTACGCATCCCCCCCCGGTTTATCGTTGCCCCCCTTGTTCCAGTTGACGATGCCGTAGACCACGCATAGCAGCGTGGAGGCGATACTGAGCCAGAAGGCCAGCGCGATTTCAACACTCCCGAATCCCAACATCATGAACCTACCTCTCCTTGCTTGCGGGCCAGACGGTCAGCCGGCGGAAGCACAAACAAAAAGGCCGCCGGCTTGTCGCCTGCGGCCCTTGTTTACGATGTGTCGGTTATCTATCCGTTATGCACACACCCCAAGACCGCAGGCGCTTCTAAAGAAGCGAAAGCTAAAAAAGAAAAAGAAGCGAAAGCGATTTTGGTTTATATGCATGAAGTTCCAATATTTTGAAAAGCAAACAATGTCAAGCAACCGTTTGCCTCCTGAACAGGTTTCGTCCTCTTATGCTGACAGGAAGTGTGCATTCACACAGGTAAGCTTTGCCCTGGAACTGACTTCGTCTTTTTGCAAAAAGACTCACACCTGCATTTCGCCGCCCTTGCATGCCACTGGGCTCCTTTTGCATATGAGGTTAAATTTTTCTTTTTATTTACTATGTTGTAGAAATCTTGACAGTTGGGACAGACCTGTGGTCTGGTGATAATCGTTCGCCAAAAGCCCTTTTTGTCTGCAATGGAATCGGGCTGAAAGATTTTCTGGATAGCGGTTCGCAAGACAGTTTTTGAGGCAACACATCAAACGAGGTAAGCGTCTTGCTCTTTCAACCAGTCAATAAGAACTATCACGAATTCTGCATCGACCGGGACCCGGAATTGTGCATCAATTGCAAGGTCTGCATAAGGCAATGTTCCTATGAAGCACATTTTTGGGACGATGCCCGGCAGAAGGTCATGCATGACAATACCAAATGCATCGGCTGTCATCGTTGCGAGGCCCTCTGCCCGACAAATGCCTTGACCATCCGCAACAATCCTTCCGACTTCCGCTCCCACGCCCTGTGGCGGCCCGTGTTCCTGCAGAACATATACAAGCAGGCGGATACAGGCGGGGTGCTTCTGGCGGGCATGGGGTCCCCGGTGGATATTCCCATATATTGGGATCGGATGCTGCTTGACGCCAGTCAGGTGACCAATCCGTCCATCGACCCGTTGCGTGAACCCATGGAGCTCAAGACGTTTCTTGGAGCCAAGCCCAGGCGGGTAGAGGTGCAGACGGGCAAGGACGGCAAGCCCGAGTTGAAAACGAAACTCGCACCGCAGATCGCCCTGGACGTGCCGATCATGTTCGCGGCCATGTCCTTCGGGGCCATCAACTTCAACCTGCACCGGGCCATGGCGCGTGCGGCCACCGAGACCGGCACCGTCTACAACACGGGCGAGGGCGGGTTGCACAAATCATTATATAAATATGGTAGCCACACCATCGTCCAGGTGGCGTCCGGTCGTTTCGGCGTGCATCGGGACTACCTCAAGGCCGGAGTGGGCATTGAGATCAAGGTGGGGCAGGGTGCCAAGCCCGGCATCGGCGGGCATCTGCCCGGCGAAAAGATCAACGACAAGGTTTCCGAGACTCGCATGGTGCCCATCGGTTCCGACGCCATCTCTCCGGCACCGCACCATGACATCTACTCCATTGAAGACCTGCTCCAGCTCATCTACGCCCTGAAGGAAGCCAGTGAGTACAAGGTGCCGGTTTCGGTCAAGATCGCCGCAGTGCACAATGTGGCCGCTATCGCCTCTGGTATTGCCCGGGCCGGTGCGGACATCGTGACCATCGATGGCATGCGCGGCGGCACGGGCGCGGCCCCGGCCATGATCCGCGACAACGTGGGCATTCCCATCGAGCTGGCTCTAGCCCAGGTGGACCAGCGTCTCCGAGACGAGGGCATCCGCAACAACGTCTCCATCGTAGCCGCCGGTGGTATCCGCTGCTCGGGCGACGTGATCAAGGCCATCGCCCTCGGGGCGGACGCCGTCTATATCGGAACGGCCACGCTGGTGGCGGTGGGCTGCACCCTGTGCGGACGGTGCTACACCGGCAAATGCCCGTGGGGCATCGCCACCAACGACCCCAAGCTTTCCAAACGCCAGAATCCGGATATCGCCGCCAAGAAGCTGGCCAATCTGATCCGGGCCTGGGGACACGAAATCGAGGAGATGCTTGGCGGCATGGGGCTCAACTCCATTGAGTCCCTCCGCGGTAACCGCGACAAGCTGCGCGGCGTGGGACTGTCCGACACCGAACTCGACATTCTCGGCATCAAGCATGCCGGGCGTTAGGCGGAAGAAATCATGAAGCGCGTCTATCCCAACAAGGATTACTGCATCGGCTGCCATCTCTGCGAGTTGGCCTGCGTCACGGCCCATTCCAAGTCCAAGGACCTGATCATTGCTTTCAGAGAGGAGCGGGGCAAGGACGGCCTTTCTCCCCGCAAGCGGGTCTTCGAGAGCGGCGACATCAGCGTGGCCATCAGTTGCCGTCACTGCGACGAGGCCGCCTGCGTGGCCGCCTGCATTGCTGGCGGGTTGCGCAAGGACCCGGAAACCGGTCGCACCGTTTATGATCGCGACAGATGCGTGGGCTGCTGGTCCTGCCTCATGGCCTGCCCCTACGGAGCCATTCGCAGGCACCCCCTGGAATCCAAGATCGTCAAGTGCGACCTGTGCGAGGGGCGGGAGGGCGGCCCGGCATGCGTTGCGGCCTGCCCCAACCAGGCGCTCAAGTACGAGGAGCGGTAGCGTGCGGAATTTGAAATACGTCATTATCGGCAACGGCGTGGCCTCCATAGGCGCCATCGAGGGCATCCGCAAAGTGGATCGTGAAAACGAAATCCTGGTCATAGGGGCAGAGAACACTCCCGCCTATGGCAGGCCCCTCATCTCCTACCTGCTGGCGGGCAAGATCAAGCCTGACCGGTTGGCCCTGCGCCCTGCGGAATTCTACGAGAGCAGCAAGGTCGACCTGATGCTCGGGACCTCGGTTGAGGCCATCGATACCGGAGCCAGAACTGTCACCACGGACAAAGACGAAACAATAGGCTACGAAAATTTGCTTATCGCCGTGGGTGGCATGCCGTTCACCCCGCTGATTCCCGGCGTGGAAGGGGCTGATGTCTACAACTTTACCAACCTGGATCACGCTCAGACCCTAATTGCCAAGGCAGGGGATATCAAACGCGCCGTGGTCATCGGCGGTGGGCTCATCGGCCTCAAGGCAGGGGAATCCCTGTTTGACAGGGGCGTTGACGTGACCATCCTGGAGCTTTCGCCGCGCATCCTGAGCCTCGCCTTTGACGAAAACGCGGCAGCGCTGGCCGGTACCCGGCTTGCCGAAGTCGGCCTGAACGTGCGTTGCGGCGTGTCCGCCAAGGAAATTCAGCGCGACAAGGCAGGCAACCTCAAGGGCGTGCACCTGACGGACGGCGATTTTCTCCAATGCGACGTGGTGGTCATCGCCATCGGCGTGGTTCCCAACTACGATCTGGCCAAAGGTACCGGGATCAAAGTCGACCAAGGGATTCTGGTGGATGAGCACATGCGGGCCGACGTACCGGGCGTGTTCGCTGCAGGCGATGTGGCCCAGGCCAGGGATCTGCTCTTTGGTGATGGCAGGGTCATTCCCATCTGGACCAATGCCTACAACCAGGGGTTCTGCGCGGGCAAGAATATGGCGGGCGACGAGACCGAATTCACAGGCTCCCTGGCCATGAATTCCATCTCCTTCTACGGGCTGCCCACCATATCCGTGGGCACGGTTAATCCGCCGGAAGAAGATGAAAGCTACGAAATCGTCTCCTCGATTGACGAAAAAAAGAAATCCTACCGAAAGCTGGTTTTTCACCACGACCGGCTCGTGGGATACGTACTGGTTGGAGACATCGACATGGCCGGAATGTATACGGCCTTCGTCAAGTTTCGCATGGCCGTGCCAGAAGAGGCAAAGAAACGGATTCTGGCCGGCGGGCCCGATGTGCTCATGTGGCCCGAGGATTTCTTCAGGGAAACCTGGAACCCCGGTTACGTGGAACAGGATTGAGCGAGGTGGACCGATGAAAGCGCCCGAAGGATATCACGATTTTCAAAAGGACATCGCCGGTTGCGGCGTTTTCGGGGTCATCAACCGGAAAAGGGGACTGATTTCGGGTGACGTGCCCATCCGGGCCATGACCTGCATGCACGACCGGGGCAACGGCCTTGGAGGTGGATTCGCGGCATACGGCATCTATCCCGAGCACGCCGATCACTATTGCTTCCACCTCATGTACGATGACCCGGCGGCTATTGAGCGCACCGAAAAGATGCTGCGCGAGTATTTCGATATGCACCACTTCGAGCCCATTCCCACCCGGCACACCCTGGCCATCCCGAATCCGCCGGTGTTTATCCGCTATTTCGTCACCGTGCCTGATAGTCCGGTCAACGAATTCGCGGAACTTGCCGAGGAAGACTACGTGGTGGCTGTGGTCATGAAGATCAACACCGCCATCGGCGGGGCCTTCGTTGTTTCCAGCGGCAAGAACATGGGCGCGTTCAAGGGGGGGGGCTACCCCGAGGACATCGCCGAACTCTTTCGGCTGGAGGAGTACGAAGCATACATCTGGACCGGACATAACCGCTTTCCCACCAATACGCCGGGCTGGTGGGGCGGGGCG encodes the following:
- a CDS encoding murein hydrolase activator EnvC family protein → MKQFLLLLALLLTVLPGSARAEEDGEALQQSLQQEHQRADDKEMKVRELTKQAGRISTKLSDIEHDIRVLKSKVGQQEKVLKGIRDNERKARQEHFALEKEKQLISGELADLVRTLWPVHLQNIRARFEGVDSWDEFDRRFNWLTDIYGATREKLEEARVNSERIARNLERQRLLEAEAENQLAMVNKNKDRLLGSQYSLRKKLNKVRKERSDAETELSEILASIEDLRYQLQSQKTKRFSLYKRTLPWPVNGHLVSGFRPKAKPPVRGLILSAPEGTGVQSVFWGKVVHNDTLRGFGHVVIVYHGYNYYSLYAYLSETYVRNGQEVEKNEPLGVVGYNPKAGGPGLYFELRFHQKPINPKLWLTARR
- a CDS encoding endonuclease III domain-containing protein, which codes for MGTGAVIRDMYGALLDALGPSHWWPGDTPFEIAVGAILTQNTNWQNVEKAITNLKESGNLSARAMLELPPSELAELIRPAGYYNIKTKRLRNFLEFLRIEADYDLEALKVQPLHELRPKVLGINGVGPETADSILLYALEKPTFVVDAYTARLMGRHALAWEGIEYHDLQALFMDALPEDVALYNEYHALIVRAGKDWCKKKAGLCDTCPLKPFLAS
- the prmA gene encoding 50S ribosomal protein L11 methyltransferase, producing MSTLLKIEFTIAEDLADEAGVFIASKVPHGWEETPADGGRHFTMYLEDHPLGMEMVKAFQTEFPDTDVVYSEQESEDWAMAWKDFFSPVNCGETFKILPPWLEDGEENGSTHIVIEPKMAFGTGHHPTTALCLETIGKLAKKGLLKEGQEFLDLGTGSGILGIGMCKLGLHGTGLDIDPQAIVCAVENAQNNNVADTLELAVGSIDCLDKDKFFDLVVANILSGPLIEMAMDITAHVKPGGVLILSGILAGNQADAVADAYERRGIGAPERFIDGEWSCLVWEKVG
- a CDS encoding aspartate aminotransferase family protein, whose protein sequence is MSNKFDKIKERESSLLCHTYGRYPLAVSKAKDCRLYDLDGEEYIDFLAGIAVCSLGHSRDDLADVMAEQARKLVHVSNLFYQEPQLDLAEKLLSTCAADKVFFANSGAEANEGAIKLARRYMHKVRGEERHEIITLEKSFHGRTLSTLTATGQAGPIKDGFNPLPEGFVTVPFGNVNALRGAINKHTAAIMIEMIQGEGGVRPLPSDYVNDIVALCKENGILLIVDEVQTGLCRTGRFWAHQHYGVTPDIFTSAKALANGLPMGAVLCTDELAKGFEPGSHATTFGGGGVVSAVAAKVIDIMLEEKLDEQAFHMGVFAAQEAEKLRAKHPDKIVGPRGLGLLFGIELAVDGAPVWKGLLEKKMVCNLTQGKILRLVPPLTITKEDISAFMAALDEILSAL
- the dut gene encoding dUTP diphosphatase — encoded protein: MKTIPVNVKYLHDVWKEHDLAYSTEYSAGVDLRACIDVPELEIGPGEKAAIPAGLAIEILEPSIAAYVFSRSGLGTKQGLTVSQGVGVIDPDYRGEIKVSLLNTSGEVRRIERGQRIAQLVFMPVFQGAFQIVDQLGATDRGAGGFGSTGTI
- a CDS encoding sodium:solute symporter family protein, yielding MEGKIIGILVYLGVIFYLGYKAWLRTKESTDYMLAGRQMNPFILAMSYGATFVSTSAIIGFGGVSGMFGMSLLWLTFLTIFVGIFIAMVCFGKRTRRMGLALDSHTFPELLGRRYKSKFIQQFSGVVIFVFIPVYAAAVLIGICRMLEVAFPAISYGAWLLIVTAIVAMYVVTGGLKAVMYTDAFQGSIMAAMMLILIVTTYSLLGGVTEAHQALTDMISLVPAKLLKGGLVGWTEGPHFQSPIGLTIYTTIIYGVGIGVLAQPQLAIRFMTVPSDRELNRAVAIGGVFILLMTGVAFLTGALSNVVFFKEFGKISIAMAGGNFDKIIPIYIDKIMPGWFSGLFLVAMFAAAMSTMSSQYHVGGTSLSRDFLEQYIKVGNSGSDMKLNRLGVTVAVIATLVWAWLLPGGVIARATAFFFGLCAASFLPIYVLGLYWKGMTKRGAKVSMVGGFAFSMFWLLFIHVKEAQTIGLCQALTGKVTLVADAAPMSWAWLLQWVDPNVVALPVSLALAVGVSLATRRMEQKHLDLCWEGLC
- a CDS encoding symporter small accessory protein, which translates into the protein MMLGFGSVEIALAFWLSIASTLLCVVYGIVNWNKGGNDKPGGDA
- a CDS encoding glutamate synthase-related protein, producing the protein MLFQPVNKNYHEFCIDRDPELCINCKVCIRQCSYEAHFWDDARQKVMHDNTKCIGCHRCEALCPTNALTIRNNPSDFRSHALWRPVFLQNIYKQADTGGVLLAGMGSPVDIPIYWDRMLLDASQVTNPSIDPLREPMELKTFLGAKPRRVEVQTGKDGKPELKTKLAPQIALDVPIMFAAMSFGAINFNLHRAMARAATETGTVYNTGEGGLHKSLYKYGSHTIVQVASGRFGVHRDYLKAGVGIEIKVGQGAKPGIGGHLPGEKINDKVSETRMVPIGSDAISPAPHHDIYSIEDLLQLIYALKEASEYKVPVSVKIAAVHNVAAIASGIARAGADIVTIDGMRGGTGAAPAMIRDNVGIPIELALAQVDQRLRDEGIRNNVSIVAAGGIRCSGDVIKAIALGADAVYIGTATLVAVGCTLCGRCYTGKCPWGIATNDPKLSKRQNPDIAAKKLANLIRAWGHEIEEMLGGMGLNSIESLRGNRDKLRGVGLSDTELDILGIKHAGR
- a CDS encoding 4Fe-4S dicluster domain-containing protein: MKRVYPNKDYCIGCHLCELACVTAHSKSKDLIIAFREERGKDGLSPRKRVFESGDISVAISCRHCDEAACVAACIAGGLRKDPETGRTVYDRDRCVGCWSCLMACPYGAIRRHPLESKIVKCDLCEGREGGPACVAACPNQALKYEER
- a CDS encoding NAD(P)/FAD-dependent oxidoreductase, coding for MRNLKYVIIGNGVASIGAIEGIRKVDRENEILVIGAENTPAYGRPLISYLLAGKIKPDRLALRPAEFYESSKVDLMLGTSVEAIDTGARTVTTDKDETIGYENLLIAVGGMPFTPLIPGVEGADVYNFTNLDHAQTLIAKAGDIKRAVVIGGGLIGLKAGESLFDRGVDVTILELSPRILSLAFDENAAALAGTRLAEVGLNVRCGVSAKEIQRDKAGNLKGVHLTDGDFLQCDVVVIAIGVVPNYDLAKGTGIKVDQGILVDEHMRADVPGVFAAGDVAQARDLLFGDGRVIPIWTNAYNQGFCAGKNMAGDETEFTGSLAMNSISFYGLPTISVGTVNPPEEDESYEIVSSIDEKKKSYRKLVFHHDRLVGYVLVGDIDMAGMYTAFVKFRMAVPEEAKKRILAGGPDVLMWPEDFFRETWNPGYVEQD
- a CDS encoding class II glutamine amidotransferase, which translates into the protein MKAPEGYHDFQKDIAGCGVFGVINRKRGLISGDVPIRAMTCMHDRGNGLGGGFAAYGIYPEHADHYCFHLMYDDPAAIERTEKMLREYFDMHHFEPIPTRHTLAIPNPPVFIRYFVTVPDSPVNEFAELAEEDYVVAVVMKINTAIGGAFVVSSGKNMGAFKGGGYPEDIAELFRLEEYEAYIWTGHNRFPTNTPGWWGGAHPFTILNWSIVHNGEISSYGINRRWLCEHDYLCTMMTDTEVVAYELDLLIRKHGLTWELAAKCFAPPFWDEIVRMDEADRELYTTLRATYGPGMLNGPFAILVADNHRLMGLNDRIKLRPLLVAEKDDMVFMASEESAVREVCPTLDRVWMPKAGEPVIVDLEA